The genomic region CCTTATTGCTTGATATGCAACGCCGAGATTATAGTAAGGTCTAGGAAGATTTGGCTCAACCTCTGTTGCTTTTATAAAATATTCAATCGCTTGTTCCAACTGGCCTGAGTTTAAATACGATACACCAATGTTATTCACATATTCACCTGCCACGGGATCCGTTTTGGCAGCTTTCTCAAAACTTTCTCTTGCGCCCTTGAAATTCTTTTCCTGCAAAAGCTTTATGCCATTGTAATTTAATTCTGATGCCTTTGCTCTATCTTCCATACTAGGTTGCGATTGACCAAAACAATCCACTCCAAAAAGAATAATTCCAACTAACGCTAATTTTAAATAGGAACTCAATTATTTACTCCAATGTTTCATTAATTCAATTTCAGTTTTGAATTAGTAATTACAAATTTTTATATCAAGGAACATTCGTCCTATTTTATCGCACCGGTTTATAATATTATCGATGTTTACATACAAGGGTTTGAACTTCATGAGAGAAATATTGCGCAATTCTTTTAATAAAATATTGGAACTTATCAAATCCACGAGCAAGCTATCGCTGAAACAAAATGTATTCGCACTTGTTTCGATTTCATTAATAGGTAGTCTCACATTAGCCCTCATAATCTATTTAAAATTTAGTCCTAAATGTATTTACGGAGACTGTAACATTGGCTTTGGAGCTTTGAAGCAACCTGACGATACACTGTATACCGGAAACTTCTATAAAGGCAAATATCAAGATTACGGAATATTGAAATCTCCCTACGGCTTCATTTACGAAGGAAATTGGAAACTTGGGAAAAAACATGGATATGGAAGACTTCATAATCCAGACAAAAGCTCTTTCGAAGGAAGTTTCATAGATGACCGTGCCGAAGGAAAAGGTACTTATACTTGGCCGGATAAAACAATGCTTTCAGGTGTGTTTGTGCAAGGGAAAGCTGAAGGCCCATGCCTACTTGTTTTAGGTAACGGAATATCGTTAAAAGGAATCTACAGTGGCGGCCGCATAATTGAAGGAAGCGGTTTGTATATTTTTGAAAATGGAAGCAAATACCTTGGCCAATGGAAATCAGGAAGAAGAAATGGAAAAGGGACTTTATTTGATTCTCAAGGCGGAATAATTGCAGTAGGAGAATGGAAGGAGGATCGTTTAGAAAAAAGTTATGCCGAGAAATTTTTTCAAAAGTAACTTTCGACCCTATCCGCAAGATTGCTATTTTTTCCATAATCATCAAAGAAGCAAAAGGCGAATCGTTTTCTAAAACGATTTACTTATACAAAGAACGTCATTACTTCTTGCCCATTTTCACAATGGGTAATCGAAAGTCAAATTTATTCACCCTGAATGAAGGCAAATATTAGTCATTTTTGACAATTTCGGATGAATTTCCTTAATATAATCTTTTTACTCTTAAGTGATAAAACGTAATCAAACTAAATAAGTTATCTAAATTATGTCCTAAATGGTTATTGATATTTCGTTACAGAACACAGGTAAATTTCAGTATGATTATTTTTTTTTCGTTACCTTCGATAGTGATTCTTCCTCCATCTTTATCGCATCTTTTAAAAGTGCTTTTTGGTCTTTGCCTGGAAGGACAGATATGATTGATATGAGACTTCTGAGAGCTTTTTCTTCGGGATTATTAATTAAAGAATTCGCTACTTGTATTATTATTTCCTGATCGGAAAATTCAAGAAGGCTAGACTTATGATCGATCCTGTTTAATTGAATGTTCGAATACAATTTCGATCGATCAAAACCCATGTTTTGGAGATTCTCTAAAACTTGTATATATTCCTCTTCGGATGCAATAAACCTCCCCTTCCCTGTCCGGACATAGATTATAGATAACCCAATTGAAAGTAATAGGATTTTCAATTCAGGATCTGGGATTCGATGAGATCCCATTTTCCATCTAGAAACAGTGGATTGTGATGCTCCGGTTATATTTTGTATATCATGAGAAGAATATCCTAGCTTCTTTATCCCCTCATTAAATCGCCTCGATTCTTCTAATAAATGGTCCGGATTCATTATGTCGCTTAATTCCCTTTTATTCAAAGTGGGTAAATATTGATTGCATATATTCAGAGTGAATAACTCTTGGATCTGTTATTTACTAGCTAGATTCTAAGATTTCTCAGAATTCTTGCCCGACCAGCAATATCGAACGAGGATTTTCCGGGATCAAGCTTTTAATCATGTCTAGACAGCGAAGTTTAGCTTTGCGTAATGTGAATTCTAAATTGGAACATTTTTTCTAAAGGATAAGAAATCAGAATCTTTTCGCAATAATTCGATGAAATGGCTGGATCTTACATATTTTACTTACGAAACAGGTCACTACTCAAAGTCCTCAAGAGGGCTTCGTAAGTCTGCTCTTGAAAAAGAGAAATTTCGATCCAAATGGCCTAAATTACGTTATCCGAAATCGATAAAGAGAAACTTATTTATTTGGAAACTTATAATTATTATAAAGGTCCTTAAAAATGATCTAAAGTTCGCTCGAACTGAATTAAGACTGAAATTATTTGAAATAAGAACACTAAGGGACAAAATCGAGCTACTCGAAAAGCAATGCGGAATAGAAAGGGATTGTTCTAGAGAAGAAAATGTTTAGTAGAAAGAAAATCTTAAAGTTCCTTTTATATTTGTTTCGAAAGCCATACAATTTTGGAAAATCGAAAATATTCTCTGAAATAATAAGAAAATTCAATGCTGACAATTTAGTGAGGGCTCAATTGAGATTATGCTCTGACGACTGGAAATCATTTAAAAGTGGTTCTTGTATTACGCCCATTCCTTTTCTTTTAAAGGAGCCCTTAAAAAGGGAGGGAGTCTATGTTGTCATGGAGGTATTTGAAACTCCATTGCTTGAATTTAAGGAAATAAAAGGCCAAATCATTAAAAGTACTTTCCACGGGACGGTTCTTTCCTATGAAAAACTAGGAAAAGAATTCAGCGTTGAAGAAGTCCTCGTCGATTTTAGGAAATTCACGAAGCTATTTAGTGTTCCCGGCAATTCTTTGTAACCCTCGCAATTTTAAAAACGCGGTTTTATAAAAGTTCTGAGGAAATGTGAGAATTAACGATCCCAAGGACCTTAAAGTTTTGTTTTTCTTTTCCTGAAGCAATTTATGGGAAACACTTATAATTAATTCCCGATCTTCCGAACTTAGTCTTTCGGCCAATGCAATAATTCTATTGTATTGAAAGTCCTCGCTCTCTCTGTGAGCATTGATATCATCGAGTAACAATTTCTGGTAGAGTTCAATTCGCTCTTTATCCGTTACCTTCCAATGCCCTATTCCAGTCCTTATATACTTGATCGATACTCTGTATTGAATCAAAAGCTCCCTTAAAAGAATATCCTCTATACTTTCATTATTTCGAGCCCAGCGTTGAAAAGTATGTTGTGTTATTCCAGTTTTAGCTTCAACGGCCTTCATACCAATTTCTTTAACAACGGAAAGCAATCGCTTTGCTTCGGATACCGGTTGTCCCGATTTTCTTGGTGTTACTTTGCTTTTTGTTGTCTTCATTTATTTCTCAAAAACTTAGTCGCAGCTATTTGATGACCTTACTTAGAGTTGAAAATGAAAAGCTGTCAACGTATTTAATCAATATACACCAAACCGCGATCGGGGAATCGGAATCTTAGATCTTATTAATTCATGCAAATTCGTTTTTATACTCTTATGAGAGTCATTGTAATAACTCCCTAGGTAGTAATTCCCGCTTTCGAAAACCCTTTCGGCTTTGCCATTCGAAATACTGATGTATTGAATTTCGGCGACTTCGGGAAATTTTATAACCACTGATTTTTCTTGTTTTGGATCCTCATTAGCGTTAAGAAGCAATGGTTCAAAGAACTTATCTATTTCTTCCTGGTTTGCATATAAGTTCTCTTTGTTTTCACTCTTAGTATTTATTTTATCGTTCTCTTGAGAATCTATAGTACCGGAATTTCTCATGGTATCTAGTTGCATACTTGGAACAGCAAATAATACTTTCATGGGTATTCGAACTTTTTCAGCGAAGAACTTCGTAGTAACCATTTGTAAAGTTTCCGGAAGTTCGCTACTAATAGAAATATTGTTTTCGGCGGAACTGTAGATTACTTTTTCGAGAACTTCAACACTGGATCTACTTAGATTTGATTTTGACCAATCAATAAGAGAGTCCCATGTTGGTTCGTATAATTTTGGCTTTTGCAGATCTATTTGATTTGTATTATCTCTTTTATTTGAAACTGGTCTTGCGGGTTCTTGAACAACTGGTTTTACTCTTTCGGCCTGAACATTTTTACATATCCCATTGATATAGCTTATATTTGTTCCCATTCCTTGTAAATTTGCTCTTCTTAGAGATTCAGAAAAAATTTCTATCCCATAAAGAGAAACTAAATAATCAAAGGTCAATGGGTTGCTTTTTGTTTTTTGTACTATAGTGGGATCTAAATTATTATGGGAACTAGGTACCTTGGGCGTTTGATTGGAATCAACCGATTGGGAAGTATCGATTGACTGCCGTCCATCAACTTGATTGATTCCTATCAAACTATCATTGGATTCATTCTTCGTGTCTTTGAAAAAGAATTCAGAATATTTTGATTTAATTATTCGTTGTTTCTTTCCTTTTTTATTCAAAGTGAATGTAATATTGATATCCCCGTTTTCTTTCAGGATCATAAGGTACTTAGAAACAGTTTGTTTTTTGATTTTAAATTGGTTCGCAAGATACATGTTTCTGGCGAAACATCCGGCTTCTGGCGAATTATATTTACTTTGGGCTTTCTGGTCTAAGTAAGCGATCTTTGCTAGAAGCAATCTCATCTGCGGCCAGTAATCGAGTGCATTGATTTCGGGCGGGATGTAGTCCCCCCTAACCTCTTGTTTCTCAAGGTCCATATTCGAATCCTGCTCAAATCGGTGCGGACATACCTACGGCCATAGGCGCTAACCCTAATTTTCAAGATAGCCTGAGTTGGATTCTTTCGAACCCGCAAAAACGATCCTGCGAAGATCGGACTGAAATTATGTCTCTTTCAGACGGGTACAGCTAGTCCCGTACATCAAAAGAAAATGCAAGCAAAAAATTATGTCTCTTGAGGATTATTTTTTAAAAGGGCGCCCGAGAGAGTTTCGCAGGCTCTTCTCGGGCTTTATTTGATTTGCGGGTTCGTTAAGTATTGCACTTAACAAATTCAAAATAGCATATCTTCTATTTGAGTACCAGCACTTTTTTATGAAAATAGAAGATTTTTGCATCTAAAGATTGAAACAAAATTGCGGAGCTAAAATGAAAATTTATTGTACTTAGAGCGAGTATAATAATAGTTAAAATAAATATAAGAATAGTTTCTTTGAGAGCAAAAGTGGTGAGCGCTAAGAAAAAAAAATCAGTTACAAAAGGAAGACCTAAGAATGAAAACCCGGAGCCTAAAAGAGGGATAACCATCTTCTTGCCTTTGCAGCTTTCAGAAAAGCTTGATGAAGTAGCTCGATTAAATGATCGCTCGAAAAGCCAGGAAATTATTCATACATTGAAGCAAGTCCATTTGCCGGAGGGTGTGGAATGACTATTTTAATTTGGAATTCAAAAGGAGGTGTATTAAAGACATCTTTAACTATGCTCTTTTCGTCTTTTTTATCTTCTAATAATAAAAAAGTTTTAATTATAGATACGGATCCTCAAAGCTCAACTTCTCAACTGCTTGGAGTGAATAAAGATAAAGAGAGAAATTTATACAAATTTCTTATGGGAGAAATTCCAATTTCAGAGTCGTATCTTCCAACGGAGCATAAAAATATATATATTATTCCCGGGAATATAAATGTTTTTAAAATCGATTCTAGGATTCTGCCGAATCAGTTATCTAAGGCTATTCAATTTATTAAAAAGGAATTCGATTACATATTAATCGATACGCCTAGCTCATACAATACAGTAATTATTTCCTCAATATTTGCTGCAGATAAAGTAATTATACCTACCCCATTTTCAGGCGTCGATTTATCGGAACTTTCGTTTGTGCTTAACGAGATTGCAGAACTTAAGCCTAATATGGAGAAAATTATAGTAGGAACAAGAACAACCCATGCTGACAAGCTTTCGAATGAAGAGAAGGAATATGTAGACCAATATAAAGAAATAATAGGCCCCTATTTATCGGAATATTTCATACCAGATACAAAATTAGTTAGGAGGGCTTTTGATAGGGGGGAGTCATTAAACAAAGATGATGAATCTTCTCGGAAATTCAGGCAATCCTTAAAGAGCTTAGTCGAAAAGGTGACTGGAGAGAAGTTTGGAAATGAGTTTGTGGAAGTGTGAATTATGAAGAAGCTCAAATCAGAAATTATCGAAAAATCAGCAGAATCAATAAGAGATGGGTTGCGGGAAGTTTTATTAAGTGAGATTATAGCAGACCCTAAAGCCCAGCCGAGGCAGAGCTTAAACGAAGCATTGGTTCAAGAATATGTTTTTGCTTTAAGAAATGGAGATAGATTTCCGCCAGTAGTTTTGTTTGGAGAGAATAAGCGTTTCTATTTAGCTGATGGGTTCCATCGATTAATGGCTCATAGAATAGCTGGATTGAAAACCATTGAAGCCTATGTAAAAGCGGGCGACTTGCGTGGCGCTATATTGTTTTCAACTGGAGCCAATGAGGATCATGGGCTACGACGGACGCCGGAAGATAAAAGGAAAGCGGTATTTACATTACTAAAGGACGATGAATGGTCCCAATGGTCGGACCGAGAAATTGCAAGGATCGCAAAAGTTTCGAATACGTTTGTTTCAAACCTTAGAGGCGAGCTTCGAGACTCCACCGTCAACGTTGACAGTGAAGGTTTAATCGAAGGCGCAAGAGAATTTGATATAGTCAGATTTCGGACTAAATATGGCACTGAAGCAAATATGAAGGTGTCTAGACAAAACAAAAATAAAACGAAAAAAGAAGCTGCAAATAAGAACGAAAAGACTCCATTAACTCCCAAAGAACAAAAAACGTTTTTGAGACAGGAGATAAAGAATCTGAATTCAGAAAAAGTTCAACTTAAAAAAGATTACACATCTGAAATTAAGAGAATAAATAAAGAATTAAGTTTAGCTAAAAAAAAGCTAAAGGCCATTGTCTGAGCCTTATGCAAATTTTCACTGTCAACGTTGACGGTGAAAATTTTGGATCATGTTTTGTTTAAAAATTGGTCTCATTGATGCTTTCTCTTAATAATAGAGTTCTTGCAAAGTTTGAATATTTAGGGAAACGTTGACTAAATAGTTTATAAGCGGAGTCCCTTTCTGTGTTCTTGCCCTTGTTGTCGTTTGCATTATTGTTTTGTTCAGCGTTATTCTTTTATAAACATTCAAAAAGAAATGCGTTAACTCTCTCGTTTATATTCCTGACTTTGACGATTGCTTTCTGGTGCTTCTTGCTATTTGTGATGGAATTGCCTCTTCCATACTGGCTAAGAATTCCTTTAATTAATGCGCTTCCTATTCCTACGCTTTTCTTGCCCCTCTGTTTTAATTATATTGTACTGAATTATATCCGTCCGTATGATTTAGTTTCCATTCCGATGCCGCTTAGAATATTCCATACGATTTCAATAGTTGCTTTTTCAGTCTATGCGGTAATCGGTATTGGATCCCCATACGAATTAATTGGAAACGAGGTCATGTTTCGAGGCGGAACCATTCATTATCTTTCCCTTGTTTATATCTATGGTACTTTAACCGGGGGCTTGACTCTAATAGTTAGGAATATGCTTAGAGGTAGTTATTTTGAAATTTTACATTCTATATTTCTTTTTGCAGGTATTTTGTTAGGTGCAATTGTATCTTCGATATTTGTGTTAATTCTTCCTTTAGCCGCGGACATTAATTTGCATTCCCTTGGAGCAGTTGGTTTGTTATTTTTCCTGTGGTTTACATGGGTGCCAATCGCGCATTATCGACTGTTCAATCAGGCGCTTCCAGATTTTGGTCGTGATATCAGAAGTCCCAAGTTTTCAAATATGATCTTGGAGTTTAATAGAAAGATTCTTCAAATTATAAACCCTGTTGATTATAAAAAAATGTGTGATGAATATGAGAAAGCTAAGTTGAGGGAATTGAAAGAAAAAGTGGAGAACATTCAAATTTCTTCTCTATCGATTTTCTTTTCGCATGGAAAACAAGGTCCTTTGAGATTTATAAGATCAACGTCCGAACGGATCTCTAAATTATTTTTTGGCTGATTTTTCTTCTAGCTTCTTTTTGAAGTGTGCTTTTTCTAGTTTTATACAATAACGCATACAATTTTCTCGCTCGTTATTGGGCAAATCCAAAACAATAGATAGTAACGACCATAACTGATTATTGTCATCTGTAAGTTGTAGTTCCGAGGCAATTCTTCCAAGAAGATCCAATTCGCCTTCTTTTAAGTTTTTGCATAGGTAGAACATTCTTGCAAAATTCAAATTCTCTTTAATGGATTTAGACAATCTTAGGGAATTGATGTCTTTATCAAACAAAGAGATCATCTCCGCTGCAGAAGCTTTCCAGACTCCCTTGCCTTTTGAGATGAATAGTTTTGAAATAGATTCTTTTTGGAGAAGACGGTCTAGAAAAGCTTCTGGTATAGCGGAAGCATTACGGCTATATCGATAGATAGTTGATTCACTTTTGTTGTGCTTTTTTGCAAATTCGGAAATTTCTTTATTGGAAGAGTATCCTTTCATTCGAAGTGCATACATAAACCGCCTGCCGATAGTGTCTAATTGTTCTTTAGAATTCATTTGCCTTTCGTCGACCCCTTTCTGTCATAATGACAAAAAAAATATAAAATCTGGCAAAATGAAAGAGTTTTTCTGATTGCTTGAAAAGAAAAAATTGAAAGATGAAGGCTTTCTAATATTTCCTGTCAGTCCCACAGGGGGTTGAAAAATATTCGATTATGGGATATTTTCAGAGAAATTTGTATTTTATAAAGTAAATAATACAATTCTGGCTTATTCTGTTTCCCTTGAATAGGAGTTTCTAGTTTAGAAAAAAGGCTTAGGGAACAAAGAGAAAGAGAATTGAAATTAATAATAAATCTTTGTCTTCCATTCCAATTAAAGGAATTGAAGGGGGTCTTATGCTAGAAGTTTTATTTGGATTGATATCGATAATTGCCGGTTTTTTCCTAATTTATTTTGTAAGCAACCGCATTCTAAGCAAAGAGAAAACGGAAGAGTCGATCTTGAAAAGAGTGAATAAACATTACCCGGAGAAAAAAGTTTCGGAGAGATAGAGGGCATTTTTAAGATTTCCAAAAAGTTTAGGGAATAGAAAAATTCTAAAGTACCTCTGGACGATAATATTTGAGTCTCGGTCGTAGAATTTAAAGACAAAAGGCGAACTACCTTTTGGAGAAGGACTGAAATGTTTGGATCAACCAGAGAAGAATATCATATATACCAGCACATCAAACGTGATTTTGATCGTGAGGCATGGGGAGCAACGGGCCGATTCTTTGCAGGGGCTTCAGCAAGAAGCCTTGCTATCAAAGAAGCAAAGCGGTTACAAGAGGAAGCGAGTCCGGGGGTAGAATATTCAGTCCAAATTCATCTATTTGGGATAAATGGAAATCACCGGCCTTGCAAAATAAAAATCTGGAGAAATGGGATCGAATATGAAATCCCGAAAGATAAATTCCAATCTCAATCAAATTCGTTTTCTCGCACGAAAGAAGAAACTACTCCAAAGAATTCACTAGAACTAGCCTACCGATAAACTGAAATAAAATACATTTAGGGAAGGGGAGGGGAAAGTAATCCCCCTTTTACTTCCTATGATAAAGACTCCTGCCGACCTGCAAAATAAAGTAATTGTAGGAGATGCACTTCAAGTTCTTCAAAAAATCCCCAGTAATTCTGTCCATACAGTGATCACATCGCCTCCTTATTTTAATTTAAGGGACTATGGAATGAAAGGTCAGATCGGACATGAAAACACACTCGAAGAGTATGTGGAAAAGTTAGTCCTTGTCTTCCGTGAAATTAGGAGAGTCCTAAGAGATGATGGAACTGTTTGGATAAATTTAGGAGATTCATATAATAGCAGTTGGAAAAATAAAAGAAACGTAGATTCCTGGGACAGAAATAAAGAATTTGGAAAAAGAGTTACTGAACCCTCCAAGCTTACTGGTGCTCCAAGAATTGAGACACTAAAAAGAAAGAATTTGCTTGGAGTGCCTTGGAGAGTGGCTCTTGCATTGCAGGCCGATAGCTGGATACTCAGACAAGATATTATCTGGCATAAACCAAGCACTAA from Leptospira licerasiae serovar Varillal str. VAR 010 harbors:
- a CDS encoding tetratricopeptide repeat protein; the protein is MSSYLKLALVGIILFGVDCFGQSQPSMEDRAKASELNYNGIKLLQEKNFKGARESFEKAAKTDPVAGEYVNNIGVSYLNSGQLEQAIEYFIKATEVEPNLPRPYYNLGVAYQAIRENEKAISNYEKAVSLNSNWPEALYNLGIVYSRIGDKKKAVLSYKKFIAIASPEMSGPVQDAKLKISELEK
- a CDS encoding MORN repeat-containing protein is translated as MREILRNSFNKILELIKSTSKLSLKQNVFALVSISLIGSLTLALIIYLKFSPKCIYGDCNIGFGALKQPDDTLYTGNFYKGKYQDYGILKSPYGFIYEGNWKLGKKHGYGRLHNPDKSSFEGSFIDDRAEGKGTYTWPDKTMLSGVFVQGKAEGPCLLVLGNGISLKGIYSGGRIIEGSGLYIFENGSKYLGQWKSGRRNGKGTLFDSQGGIIAVGEWKEDRLEKSYAEKFFQK
- a CDS encoding ParA family protein → MTILIWNSKGGVLKTSLTMLFSSFLSSNNKKVLIIDTDPQSSTSQLLGVNKDKERNLYKFLMGEIPISESYLPTEHKNIYIIPGNINVFKIDSRILPNQLSKAIQFIKKEFDYILIDTPSSYNTVIISSIFAADKVIIPTPFSGVDLSELSFVLNEIAELKPNMEKIIVGTRTTHADKLSNEEKEYVDQYKEIIGPYLSEYFIPDTKLVRRAFDRGESLNKDDESSRKFRQSLKSLVEKVTGEKFGNEFVEV
- a CDS encoding ParB/RepB/Spo0J family partition protein — encoded protein: MKKLKSEIIEKSAESIRDGLREVLLSEIIADPKAQPRQSLNEALVQEYVFALRNGDRFPPVVLFGENKRFYLADGFHRLMAHRIAGLKTIEAYVKAGDLRGAILFSTGANEDHGLRRTPEDKRKAVFTLLKDDEWSQWSDREIARIAKVSNTFVSNLRGELRDSTVNVDSEGLIEGAREFDIVRFRTKYGTEANMKVSRQNKNKTKKEAANKNEKTPLTPKEQKTFLRQEIKNLNSEKVQLKKDYTSEIKRINKELSLAKKKLKAIV